The following proteins are co-located in the Colletotrichum lupini chromosome 4, complete sequence genome:
- a CDS encoding hsp90-like protein: MHPPPLLGVGVVDLLESDPRPSFVVALPTSFKDPALAEVVYSNPALVSKPALFEVLGSLSSRDHTRFWDWITAQDANPPQSFLYNNHFWTRNTLLSRWVVVSSNDFPISSEPPRKIRLDGSRGRESSSGILHPHTSTVPSVPSVESSAEDLSYPRIVRATTEPPIVLPDFMPDQEPFLDMVDSVDWSATPLGAMDRWPSLLHQSYSQILCNSQPTAIYWGKKLTTVYNEAYGEMIGARHPNLMGHSVTEVFPEITDQLRDMMENPGQSRRASNEEAFRFFLERPEGSPLETYLKWSIVPVMQNGECLGFIHLISDTTLYHLFRRRIQMLVNMGEELVTAKDVKSYWSKLIEELSECDPAYDIPLAMLYSIECDGSSHAGSESRHDCNHVCRLEGALGVPENHPIMPETLRLKDTDAGLAPQYRAALRSHEPLIISTSDGSLPQELLTGLQWRGFGDPCEAAIVLPIRPTKEEEVMGLLVLGLNPRRPYDDAYTLYIQLLAQKLTTSLACTVLLEEERRRGRNAAEQAAYDQAMLKEKLAYQTKEATEYTRLFQTVSDFIPNGFSLGDHQGNITFANGLWYRITGHPDEGGSFSCVLEADREKIREAYKELQTKDEVEFEFRVKGTEHTNRMLARRSPFKADVYSDLDEDLERFVMAQAKAERATDGTIIRTFTCLTDVTAHKRTADEATRRAQQAENLKRMAELATVGMFDMDTGGRLLGANNVFFELSGIEKVDLLQHEVRPWEVSVVQDDIQTLSESVARLVATKKPQSAEIRLKTTWTAEDAGGNQITAPRWVHITLMPVCNSDGIVQSFTGCVSDVSLQKWQLELETQRTEEAIDSKRQQDNFIDMTSHEMRNPLSAIVHCSDAIIASLARCEELVDRPPTPKTAKSGEEGTDKHFDIKQLLSDSIENAETIVACAQHQKRIVDDILTMSKLDSKLLAVTPCTVNPVQIGEEAIKMFDVEARRVDIDLKMTVDKSYRELGHVYLDLDPSRVKQVLINLLTNALKFTKSGSIRNVSVCMKASRQRPTDETAPVTFIPRSCKEESEYEQPALNNRRDPVYIMFEVKDTGQGLSEDEKSNLFNRFVQASSRTHVKYGGSGLGLFISRRLTELQKGAIGVSSLPGVGSTFAFFIEAYVPTESSRREAESAAAAVRMTTLATAASSTPSTMPRIRAPTNDQKAPGSRPKPKSYDPRLDGILVVEDNLINQQITRRGLQDRGFTVDVANHGIEALERLMQSMSLQKQDDPEYFTHSNSSPQGPAVSINLILMDIEMPVQDGLTCTRRIRELEKEGRVFCASGGRIPIIAVSANARPEQMQDAKSAGCDDVLVKPYRMPELIEKMQVVVRRMGGLSPGSPLR, encoded by the coding sequence ATGCATCCTCCCCCGCTCCTCGGTGTGGGCGTTGTTGATCTGCTCGAGTCCGACCCCCGACCGAGCTTCGTTGTTGCGCTACCAACTTCATTCAAGGACCCCGCGCTTGCCGAGGTTGTCTACAGCAATCCGGCTCTGGTGAGCAAGCCTGCCCTTTTCGAGGTCCTAGGATCACTATCAAGCCGCGACCACACGAGATTCTGGGACTGGATCACTGCCCAAGACGCCAACCCACCACAATCCTTTTTGTATAACAACCACTTTTGGACTCGGAACACCTTGCTTTCCAGATGGGTTGTTGTGAGCTCCAACGATTTCCCAATCTCCTCAGAACCTCCGAGAAAGATTCGCCTGGATGGTTCGAGAGGCAGAGAATCTAGCAGCGGTATCTTGCATCCGCATACTTCAACCGTGCCCTCAGTGCCTTCGGTAGAGTCGTCCGCAGAAGACTTGTCCTATCCCCGGATAGTTCGAGCAACCACCGAGCCGCCTATAGTCCTACCGGATTTTATGCCAGACCAAGAGCCTTTTCTCGATATGGTTGATAGCGTTGACTGGAGCGCGACTCCCCTGGGTGCTATGGACCGGTGGCCATCGCTGCTTCACCAGTCTTATAGCCAGATTTTATGCAACTCTCAGCCAACAGCAATCTACTGGGGCAAGAAGCTCACAACAGTCTACAATGAGGCTTATGGAGAGATGATAGGGGCAAGACACCCCAACCTTATGGGCCATTCTGTGACTGAAGTTTTCCCTGAAATCACTGATCAGCTCAGAGATATGATGGAAAATCCCGGACAAAGTCGTCGCGCGAGCAACGAAGAGGCATTCCGCTTTTTCCTCGAAAGACCCGAAGGATCACCCCTCGAGACGTACCTAAAGTGGTCGATCGTACCGGTCATGCAGAACGGCGAATGTCTTGGCTTCATCCACTTGATATCGGACACGACTCTATACCACCTTTTCCGTCGGCGAATTCAGATGCTCGTCAACATGGGCGAGGAGCTCGTCACAGCCAAGGACGTTAAATCCTATTGGAGCAAGCTGATCGAAGAGCTCTCCGAATGCGACCCCGCTTACGATATACCCCTGGCGATGCTCTACTCGATTGAGTGTGATGGTTCGTCACATGCTGGAAGCGAGTCGCGGCACGATTGTAATCATGTTTGTCGTCTCGAGGGCGCGCTAGGTGTCCCAGAAAACCATCCCATCATGCCCGAGACCCTGCGACTGAAAGACACCGATGCTGGTCTGGCGCCACAGTACCGAGCTGCTCTGCGCAGCCACGAGCCGCTGATTATCAGCACATCAGACGGCAGTCTGCCCCAAGAATTACTGACTGGCCTGCAGTGGCGTGGATTTGGCGATCCCTGCGAAGCTGCTATTGTCTTGCCCATTAGACCCACAAAGGAGGAGGAAGTCATGGGACTGCTTGTGCTGGGCCTCAACCCCCGACGACCTTACGACGATGCATATACCCTCTACATCCAGTTGCTAGCCCAGAAGCTTACGACATCTCTGGCTTGCACAGTCTTGTTAGAGGAGGAGCGACGTCGAGGAAGGAATGCTGCCGAGCAGGCTGCATACGATCAGGCCATGCTGAAAGAAAAGCTCGCCTACCAGACTAAGGAAGCCACAGAGTACACACGGCTGTTCCAGACAGTTTCGGACTTCATTCCCAACGGATTCTCCCTTGGGGATCATCAAGGGAACATAACATTCGCAAACGGCCTGTGGTACCGCATAACAGGACATCCTGATGAAGGCGGTTCTTTCTCTTGCGTGTTGGAGGCAGATCGAGAAAAGATTCGCGAGGCATACAAAGAACTGCAGACCAAGGATGAAGTCGAATTTGAGTTCCGCGTCAAAGGAACGGAACACACCAACCGCATGCTGGCAAGGAGATCGCCCTTCAAAGCCGACGTATACAGCGATCTTGACGAGGATCTGGAACGTTTTGTAATGGCTCAGGCAAAGGCTGAACGAGCGACTGACGGAACCATCATTCGGACTTTCACTTGCCTGACAGATGTCACCGCACACAAAAGGACGGCCGACGAAGCCACCAGGAGGGCTCAACAGGCAGAGAATCTGAAGAGGATGGCTGAGCTTGCCACAGTTGGTATGTTCGATATGGACACCGGAGGACGTCTGCTCGGGGCAAACAACGTATTTTTCGAGTTATCTGGGATAGAGAAGGTGGACCTTTTGCAACACGAAGTACGGCCATGGGAAGTCTCGGTTGTACAAGACGACATTCAGACTCTGAGCGAGAGCGTTGCGCGACTCGTAGCGACGAAAAAGCCCCAGTCAGCTGAGATACGCCTCAAGACCACATGGACAGCAGAGGATGCTGGAGGGAACCAGATCACAGCGCCCAGATGGGTACACATCACCCTGATGCCAGTATGCAATTCAGATGGCATCGTTCAGTCGTTTACTGGCTGTGTCAGCGACGTCTCATTGCAAAAGTGGCAACTGGAATTGGAAACTCAACGCACCGAGGAGGCGATCGACTCGAAACGGCAACAGGATAACTTCATCGACATGACTTCCCACGAGATGCGAAACCCGCTCAGCGCCATCGTTCACTGTTCAGACGCCATCATTGCCTCCCTTGCGCGATGCGAGGAGCTTGTCGACCGGCCTCCTACTCCGAAGACAGCTAAATCTGGTGAAGAAGGCACTGACAAACACTTTGATATCAAGCAGCTTCTTTCGGACAGTATCGAGAATGCGGAGACGATTGTTGCCTGCGCACAGCATCAGAAGCGGATTGTGGACGACATCTTGACAATGTCCAAGTTGGACTCTAAGCTCCTAGCCGTCACTCCCTGCACGGTCAATCCCGTTCAGATTGGCGAGGAGGCTATCAAGATGTTCGACGTAGAGGCTCGCCGTGTTGATATTGACCTCAAGATGACTGTGGATAAATCGTATCGGGAGCTGGGTCACGTTTATCTTGATCTTGATCCCTCCCGCGTGAAACAGGTCCTCATCAACTTACTTACAAACGCTCTCAAGTTCACAAAGTCCGGATCAATCAGGAATGTGTCCGTCTGCATGAAGGCATCGCGACAACGGCCGACGGACGAGACGGCGCCGGTCACCTTCATTCCCCGATCCTGCAAAGAAGAGTCAGAGTACGAGCAGCCTGCTCTCAACAATCGCAGAGACCCAGTCTACATCATGTTCGAAGTCAAAGACACCGGCCAGGGTCTCTCAGAAGATGAAAAGTCAAATCTCTTCAATAGGTTCGTGCAAGCGAGCTCGCGGACTCATGTCAAATACGGTGGAAGCGGATTGGGGCTATTCATCTCGCGGCGCTTGACAGAGTTGCAAAAGGGTGCTATCGGTGTGTCCAGCTTGCCAGGGGTGGGGTCCACGTTTGCATTCTTCATCGAGGCATACGTGCCAACAGAGTCGTCGCGGAGGGAAGCCGAATCTGCGGCTGCGGCTGTGAGAATGACGACTCTGGCTACTGCTGCATCAAGCACGCCATCCACGATGCCGCGGATTAGAGCCCCCACAAACGACCAGAAGGCACCTGGCTCGCGACCGAAACCTAAGAGCTACGACCCCCGGCTGGATGGGATTCTTGTCGTGGAGGACAACCTAATCAATCAGCAAATAACCCGTCGCGGCTTGCAGGATAGGGGGTTCACTGTCGACGTGGCCAATCACGGAATCGAGGCTCTAGAACGACTCATGCAGTCCATGTCCCTGCAGAAGCAAGATGACCCAGAGTACTTTACTCACAGCAACTCGAGTCCTCAGGGGCCTGCCGTATCGATCAACCTTATCCTCATGGACATAGAGATGCCAGTGCAGGACGGGTTGACATGCACGCGGCGAATCCGAGAACTAGAGAAGGAAGGAAGAGTGTTTTGTGCGAGCGGTGGAAGAATCCCCATCATCGCCGTCAGCGCCAATGCAAGGCCGGAGCAGATGCAAGACGCCAAAAGCGCGGGGTGTGACGATGTGCTCGTCAAGCCTTATCGGATGCCGGAGCTAATCGAGAAGATGCAAGTGGTGGTCCGGCGAATGGGGGGTCTTTCACCTGGGTCGCCTTTACGATAA
- a CDS encoding stress responsive A/B Barrel domain-containing protein — protein sequence MPPNSTLLLSSFQKLPRLRLRNSILNSSAPPSSSRSCAFGSLCSPTTPTTSTNTTRRVAIYDTRRQQPSQNRRFFATGADRQGRNVVLLGQEVGVERITDEMADRIHRVTMFKIADEGQQKQLIEQYKILGGSHKKDGKPYILSMVVGPAVDDPRAQGFTIVAKTEFASLEDMKYYDDECAAHGVLKSFVKGNLTVGGVMSVYFKPEAVSVL from the exons ATGCCCCCAAACTCCACGCTTCTCCTAAGCTCATTCCAAAAGTTGCCCCGCCTTCGGCTCCGGAACTCCATCCTCAACAGCAGCGCCCCGCCATCGTCCTCCCGGTCTTGCGCCTTTGGGTCTCTGTGCTCACCTACTACACCGACGACATCGACGAATACTACCCGCCGAGTAGCCATCTACGACACACGGCGACAACAACCATCCCAAAACCGCCGATTCTTCGCAACCGGCGCCGATCGTCAAGGACGAAACGTAGTACTACTCGGACAAGAAGTGGGCGTCGAGAGAATCACAGACGAAATGGCGGACCGGATCCACCGCGTGACCATGTTCAAGATTGCCGACGAGGGGCAGCAGAAGCAGCTGATTGAGCAGTACAAGATTTTGGGGGGCTCGCATAAGAAG GACGGAAAGCCGTACATCCTCTCCATGGTCGTCGGACCGGCCGTCGACGACCCGCGAGCCCAGGGCTTCACCATTGTCGCAAAGACCGAGTTCGCCTCGCTCGAGGACATGAAGTACTACGATGACGAGTGCGCCGCTCACGGCGTTCTCAAGTCCTTTGTCAAGGGCAACCTCACCGTCGGCGGCGTCATGTCCGTCTACTTCAAGCCTGAGGCCGTCTCCGTCTTGTAG